The DNA window CGCCGCCAGACGAAGCCTTCCGGAGCGCGGTGCCGCTGGTCCGGGGTGTAGTTGGAGACGGAGCTGGTGTAGTCCATGAGGAGCCCGTGGGGCCGGGGCGTCACCTCGTAGCGGGGGACGATGGGGTTGCTCCGATCGCCGAAGGTTTCCGTGTGGATCCAGGCGAAGTGGGCGACGTCGAGGAACCCTTCCAGCTGGCGCCCGGCGGCGGCGTTCATGTCGACGGAGTCGGGCAGGACGCGGACGTAGTTCGGATCGTCCCATTCGTGGAAGTCGGGGAGGACCTGCGGGGCGGAGGGATCGAGGCAGGTCCAGACCAGGCCGTATTTTTCCACGGTGGGGAAGGTCTGGAGGCAGAGTTTGGGCGGAATCGCCGCGCCGGGGTGGGCGGGGATATCGATGCACTTGCCGTCCGGGGCGTAGCGGAAGCCGTGGTATTTGCAGACCAGGTCGTTCCCCTCCACCCAGCCCTTCGTCAGCGGGACGCCCCGGTGGAGGCAGAGGTCGACGGCGGCGGTGACGCCTTTCTCGTTCCGGTAGAGGACGAGTTTTTGGTCCAGGAGCTGGGCGGCGTAGGGGGCCGCCTTGACGTCATGGGAGAAGGCGACGGGATACCAGAACTTGGAGAGGATCTCCCAGTCGGTCGGCGAAAAGGTACATCGGGAAGGCGGCATGCTCAAAGGAACATGGAAGCATCCTTCATGCCGGTTAAGGGATTAATTTGAGACGACGTTGCGCGGTTTCCCGGCCAGGAAGGCGCGGAGGTTTTCCGCCGTCTGATGCATAAGGCGCTCCCGCGCGGCGAAGCTGGCCCAGGCGATGTGGGGGACGACGAGGCAGCGCGGCGCGGAGAGAAGCGGGTGGTCGGCCGGGGGCGGCTCCGCGGAGAGGACGTCGACGGCGGCATGGGCGATGATCCCCTCCTGCAGGGCGCGGGCCACGTCGGCGTCGTTGAGGAGGCCGCCCCGGGCGGTGTTGACGAGGATGGCGCTGCGCTTCATCCGCTTCAGGTTGTCCCAGGAGATGAGGCCCTGGGTCTGCGGGGTGAGCGGGCAGTGGAGGCTCACCACGTCGCTCGATTCCAGCAGGGCGGGCAGCCCCAGGAAGGTGACGGGGTATTCGCTCCACGGCTTGGCGGTGCGGGTGTGGACCAGCACCTTCATGCCGAAGGCGTGGGCGATCCGCCCCACGGCCTGCGCCGTCTGGCCGAAGCCGACGAGGCCGATCGACTTCCCCGCAAGCTCGATGAGGGGGAAATCCCAGAAGCAGAAATCGGGGCTGGCGCTCCACGCCCCCTCCGCCACGCGCCGCGCGTGGTGGCCGACGTGGTGGGTCACTTCCAGGAGGAGGGCGAAGACGAGCTGGGCGACCGAGTCGGTGCTGTAGCCCGGCACGTTCGTCACCGTCACGCCGCGGTGCTTGGCCGCCTCCAGGTCGACCATGTTGTAGCCCGTGGCGGTCACGCCGACGTAGCGGAGCTTCGGCGCCGCCTCGAACGCGGCGGCGGGCAGGGCGGCCTTGTTCGTCAGGACGGCCTCCGCCTCGGCCAGGCGGGCGGCCAGCTCGGCGGGAGAGGTGCGGGGATAAAAAGTCGTTTCCGCCAGCGCCTCGACTTCCTTCCAGGAAAGGTCGCCGGGGTTGAGGGTGTGTCCGTCGAGGATGACTAGTTTCATAAAGGTTTTTTCAGGAGGCCCATTCCCGCAGGGCGGCGGCCAGGACCGCCGCGCCGCGCGCGGTCTCTTCCGGGGAGGTGTATTCGTCCGGCCGGTGGCTGACGCCGCCCCGGCTGGGGACGAAGAGCATCGTCACCGGGCAGAGGAGGGCCATGAACAGGGTGTCGTGGTAGGCGTGGCTGACCAGGGGGACGGCCTTCAGCCCGGCCTCCCGCGCCAGGCGCAGCAGGTCGTCGCGCAGGCCCGCGTCGCACAGGGCGGGCGGGTCGAGGTTGATCGGCTCCTCCAGGAAGGTGACGCCGCGCCGTTTGCAGGCCTCCTCCGCGGCGGCCTCGATGGCGCGGAGCGTCCGCTCCCGCACGGCCACGTCGGTGTCCCGCAGGTCGATTTCCAGGAGGGCGGAGGCGGGGATGCTGTTGATCGCGTTGGGGCCGATCTGGAAGACGCCGGTCGTCGCCACCGTGTCGGGGCTGCCCGATTCCTTCGCCGCCTTTTCCGCCGCCAGGGCGATTTCCGCCCCGGCCAGGAGCGCGTCGTGCCGCCCGGGCATGAGGACGGCCCCGGCGTGGCCGCCTTCCCCCGTCAGCCGGTAGCGGAAGGCGGCGGGCGCGGCGATCTTCTCCACCACCGCCAGGTCGAGGCCCTCTTTTTCCAGGATCGGGCCCTGCTCGATGTGGAGTTCCACGAAGGCGTGGTAGCACCCGCGCGGCAGGGCGGCGGAGGCCAGCGGCGCGGCGGCCCAGGAATAGCCGGCGGCGGCCAGCCCCTCCCGCCATTGGGCCAGGGTGACTCCGCCGGAGTCGCGCAGGGCGGCGGCCTTTTCCGGGGAGAGCGCGCCGGAAAGCATCCGGCTGCCCAGGCAGCCCAGGCCGAAGCGGGTCGGCTCCTCGGCGGCGAAGACAACCAGCTCGATCGCGCGGCGCGGCGCGAAGCCGGAGGCGCGCAGCGCGCGGAAGGCCTCCAGCGCGCCCAGGACGCCCACGACGCCGTCGTAGCGGCCCGCGTTCGGGATCGCGTCGATGTGGGAGCCGGTGGCCACGGCGGGCAGGCCGGGCTCCGTCCCCTCCCAGTGGGCGAAGGTGTTGCCCACCGCGTCGGTCCGCAGCTCCAGCCCCAGCGCGCGGCAGCGGCCCGCCAGCCAGGCGCGGGCGGCCAGGTCCTTTTCGGAATAGAGGACGCGCGTCACCACGGGGGCGGGCGCCTCGGAAATGGCGGCCAGCTCGTCGATTTCCGCCTGGAGGCGGGCGGCGTCGAGGGAGAGGGCCGGGGCCGGGCTCACAGCAGGGGGCGGTTGACGTCCTTGTAGTAGAGGTAGGCGGCGGGCTCGTCCCCCATCGCCACGAACCATTGCGGGCAGTGGGGGGCCATCCAGATCACGTCCCCGGCGGTCACCGGGTACCATTCCTCTTCCAGCCGGTAGATCCCCTGGCCGCGCAACATGAGGAGTCCGTGCTCCATCACGTGCGTTTCGACGAAGGGGAGGGTGGCTCCCGGCTGGTAGGTGAAGACGTTCACCGCCATGTCCCACGCGGGGGCGTCCGGGAGGAGGACTTGGAGGAGGGCTTTGGGATTGCCCAGGAAGGGCTGGCCCTCCACGTCGGCGCCGCGGCCGAAGAGGGAGGCGGGCGGCGCCTCGTCCTTCTGCGGCACGAATTCCTTGGCGAAGACGGCGACGACGGCCGGGTCCTCCCCCGCGCGGAGGGAGCCCGCGTCGGCCGGTGAAAGGTAGAGGTATTCGCCGGGGCTCAGCGCGCGGTCCTCCGCCCGGGCCCTGGCGACGACCTTGCCCTGAAGCACGTAGAAGAAGTGCTGGCTGCCGCGGGAGGAAAAGTTGGCCGTGCCGCCTGCCTCGATGTGGAGCGTGTATTGGGCGAAGCCGGCCCCCAGCGCGGGCGTGATGTGGGCGACGGCGCGGACCTTTTCCATGCCCGGCAGGACGCTGGCGACGTGGCCGTCCGGGGTGATGAGGGCGTGCCGCCCGGCGACGCGGGTGCGGGTGGAACCGAAGAGGGGGGTGCTCATGATAAGGGGGTGGGGCGCAGGAGCTGCGCGGTGAAGGAGGCGGGCGTCGGCGCGGGGTGGACGGAGACGCCCCGGCAGAAGGTTTCGACGACTTGAAGTCCCGACACGACGCCAACGTAAGGCGATTGCCGGTGGCGGTAAAGCAATTCGGACGCCTCGATCCGGCGCTCCTCCGGGCGGAGCACCGTCACGTCGGCGCGGAAGCCCGGCTCCAGGCGGCCCATCTCCGCCAGGCGGAAGCGGCGGGCGACATTCTCCGTAAGGAGCGGCACGGTCTCCGCCAGGGAGAGCCCCCGGTCGAGCGCGGCCTGGAGGAAGAGGGGCGCGGCGTGCTGGCAGCCGGAGATGCCGCCCCAGACGGCGAAGAAGTCGGCGTCCCGCTTCATCTCCGGCGGGGCGGGGGAATGGTCGGAGCCGACAGTCAGGATCTTCCCCTCCGCCAGGCCCTGCCAGAGCCGGTCCCGCTCCGCCGCCGCGCGCAGGGGCGGGGCACATTTGGCGACGGGGCCCTTTTCCGCCATGTCCTCCTCCGTGAGGAGGAGGTAGTGCGGGCAGGTTTCCGCCGTGGCCCCGCCGCGCAGGGCGGCGTCGAGGCCCGCCGCCGTGCTGACGTGGACGATGTGGAGGGAGCAGCCCGTTTCCCGCGCCAGGGAGCAGGCCATCTCGATGGCGGCCACCTCCGCCTCCGGGGGGCGGGAGGCCAGGTAGTCCCGCACGCCGGTCTTTCCGGCGGCGCGGGCGGCCTCCGCCAGGCGGCGGGTCGTTGCCTCGTCCTCCGCGTGGACGGCCACGGGCAGCCCCAGCTCCGCCGCGCGGGCCATCCCTTCCCGCAGCGTCGCCGCGTCGGCGGCGGGGAACTCCGGCAGGCCGCTGTCGGAAAGGAAGGCCTTGAAGCCGATCGCGCCGCGCGCGGCCAGTTCCGGCAGCGCCTTCAGGTTCAGCGGGGTCAGGCCGCCCCAGAGCGCCGCGTCGAGCCGGGAGGAGCGGGCCAGGGCGGCGGCCTTCGCGTCGAACGCGGCGCCGTCCAGGACGGGCGGCGTGCTGTTGAGCGGCATGTCGAAGAAGGCGCTCCCGCCCCCGGCGGCCAGGGCGGCGCTGCCGGTGGCCAGGCCCTCCCACTCGGCCCGGCCCGGCTCGTTGAAATGGACGTGGGCGTCGATGAATCCGGGGAGGACGTATGCTCCACCGGCGTCGACGATCCGCGCGGCGGGGAGGTCCAGGGAAGGGGCCACGGCCACGATCCGCCCCGCGCGCCAGGCGACGTCGGCCACGGAGCCGTCGGCCAGCGTGCCGCCGCGCAGGAGGACGTCGCACGGCCCGTTCACTTCGCGAAATCCTCCAGGAAGCGGGCCAGGGCGCGCGCGGCGGCGGCCAGGTCGTCCGGCGCGGCGTATTCGTCCGGATGGTGGGAAAGGCCGTCCCGGCAGCGGATGAAGAGCATGCCCACGGGAGCGATGCGGGAGAGGATGACGCCGTCGTGCCCGGCCCCGCTCACCAGCCGGGGCGGCTCGTGGGCGGCCTTCGCCAGCTTGGAAAGGAGCGCGGCGTCGCAGTCCACCTCCTCCTGGACGAGGAGCGTCCGCACGCGCGCGGTGACGCCCCGCTCCTGCGCGCTGTGGGCGGCGCGCTCTTCCAGCAGTTCCCGGGCGTGGGTGACGGCCCAGGTTTCCGCGTGGCGGAGGTCGACGGAGAGGACCACCTCCCCCGGGATGACGTTGCCCGCGTTGGGGGAGACGTGGACGCGGCCGACGGTGGCCACGAGGCCCTCCGTGTGCCGCCCCAGGTCCTCCACGGCCAGGATGAAGGCGGCGGCGGCGCACAGGGCGTCCTGGCGTCCGGCCATCGGCGTCGTCCCGGCGTGCCCGGCCACGCCGGTGAAGACCGCTTCCAGCCGGACCTGCGCGGCGATGTGGGTGACGACGCCCAGAGGCGCTTCCCGCCGTTCCAGGACGGGGCCCTGCTCGATGTGGGCCTCCACGTAGCCCAATAGGCGCTTGGCCACGTAGAGGGAGACCGGCGGTTCGGCCAGGTCGGAGGCCTGGGCCAGGGTGATCCCGTCGCGGTCGCGCAGGAGGAGGTCTTCCGGCTCCAGCTGGCCGGTCACCGCCTTGCTCCCCAGGTAGGGCGTGCCGAAGCGGACGCCCTCCTCGTCGGCGAAGGCCAGCACGTCGACGTCGAAGGGAAGGATGACGCCCCGTTCCCGCAGGTCCTCCAGCGCGGCCAGCGCGGTGACGATCCCCGCCGGGCCGTCATAGCCGCCGCCGTTGCGGACGGTGTCCAGGTGGGAGCCCAGCAGCAGGGTTCCCGCCTCCGGCGTGGCGCCCGGCAGGTGGCCGATGACGCTGCCCAAGGCGTCGATCCGCGCTTCCAGCCCGGCATCGGTCATCCAGCCGTAGACCAGGCGGGCGGCCTCCGCCATGGCGGGGGAAAGGAGGGTGCGGGTGATCCGGCCCGGCTCGTCGGTGACGGTGGCCAGCTTCGCGATCCGCGCGGCGAGCTTTGCTTCCATATAATATAGTAAAAGGGTCAGCTTCCCCGGTAGGTCGTGTAGGCCCAGGGGGAGGCCAGGAGCGGCACGTGGTAGGAGCCGCCCGCCTCCATGGCGAAGCGGACCGGCACCTCGTCCAGGAAGGGGGAGGGGACGCCGAGGCTTTGGAAATAGGCGCCGAGGTGGAAGAGCAGCTCGTAGCTCCCGGCCTG is part of the Verrucomicrobium sp. genome and encodes:
- the allE gene encoding (S)-ureidoglycine aminohydrolase, with the translated sequence MSTPLFGSTRTRVAGRHALITPDGHVASVLPGMEKVRAVAHITPALGAGFAQYTLHIEAGGTANFSSRGSQHFFYVLQGKVVARARAEDRALSPGEYLYLSPADAGSLRAGEDPAVVAVFAKEFVPQKDEAPPASLFGRGADVEGQPFLGNPKALLQVLLPDAPAWDMAVNVFTYQPGATLPFVETHVMEHGLLMLRGQGIYRLEEEWYPVTAGDVIWMAPHCPQWFVAMGDEPAAYLYYKDVNRPLL
- a CDS encoding aromatic ring-hydroxylating dioxygenase subunit alpha gives rise to the protein MPPSRCTFSPTDWEILSKFWYPVAFSHDVKAAPYAAQLLDQKLVLYRNEKGVTAAVDLCLHRGVPLTKGWVEGNDLVCKYHGFRYAPDGKCIDIPAHPGAAIPPKLCLQTFPTVEKYGLVWTCLDPSAPQVLPDFHEWDDPNYVRVLPDSVDMNAAAGRQLEGFLDVAHFAWIHTETFGDRSNPIVPRYEVTPRPHGLLMDYTSSVSNYTPDQRHRAPEGFVWRRVFEVTVPFSARLTVHFPDNGHLCILNACCPISARKTRLFVPICRDFDKDFPEQLVKEFNAKVFAEDQDIVETQCPEDLPIDLTEEVHIRADRTSIEYRKALGVLGLGRNYTT
- a CDS encoding M20 family metallo-hydrolase, with the protein product MEAKLAARIAKLATVTDEPGRITRTLLSPAMAEAARLVYGWMTDAGLEARIDALGSVIGHLPGATPEAGTLLLGSHLDTVRNGGGYDGPAGIVTALAALEDLRERGVILPFDVDVLAFADEEGVRFGTPYLGSKAVTGQLEPEDLLLRDRDGITLAQASDLAEPPVSLYVAKRLLGYVEAHIEQGPVLERREAPLGVVTHIAAQVRLEAVFTGVAGHAGTTPMAGRQDALCAAAAFILAVEDLGRHTEGLVATVGRVHVSPNAGNVIPGEVVLSVDLRHAETWAVTHARELLEERAAHSAQERGVTARVRTLLVQEEVDCDAALLSKLAKAAHEPPRLVSGAGHDGVILSRIAPVGMLFIRCRDGLSHHPDEYAAPDDLAAAARALARFLEDFAK
- the uraH gene encoding hydroxyisourate hydrolase codes for the protein MSKLSTHVLDTCHGRPAAGLTIELFRLESGGARTLLQTAATNADGRTDAPLLSGEAVQAGSYELLFHLGAYFQSLGVPSPFLDEVPVRFAMEAGGSYHVPLLASPWAYTTYRGS
- the allB gene encoding allantoinase AllB, translating into MNGPCDVLLRGGTLADGSVADVAWRAGRIVAVAPSLDLPAARIVDAGGAYVLPGFIDAHVHFNEPGRAEWEGLATGSAALAAGGGSAFFDMPLNSTPPVLDGAAFDAKAAALARSSRLDAALWGGLTPLNLKALPELAARGAIGFKAFLSDSGLPEFPAADAATLREGMARAAELGLPVAVHAEDEATTRRLAEAARAAGKTGVRDYLASRPPEAEVAAIEMACSLARETGCSLHIVHVSTAAGLDAALRGGATAETCPHYLLLTEEDMAEKGPVAKCAPPLRAAAERDRLWQGLAEGKILTVGSDHSPAPPEMKRDADFFAVWGGISGCQHAAPLFLQAALDRGLSLAETVPLLTENVARRFRLAEMGRLEPGFRADVTVLRPEERRIEASELLYRHRQSPYVGVVSGLQVVETFCRGVSVHPAPTPASFTAQLLRPTPLS
- a CDS encoding D-2-hydroxyacid dehydrogenase — protein: MKLVILDGHTLNPGDLSWKEVEALAETTFYPRTSPAELAARLAEAEAVLTNKAALPAAAFEAAPKLRYVGVTATGYNMVDLEAAKHRGVTVTNVPGYSTDSVAQLVFALLLEVTHHVGHHARRVAEGAWSASPDFCFWDFPLIELAGKSIGLVGFGQTAQAVGRIAHAFGMKVLVHTRTAKPWSEYPVTFLGLPALLESSDVVSLHCPLTPQTQGLISWDNLKRMKRSAILVNTARGGLLNDADVARALQEGIIAHAAVDVLSAEPPPADHPLLSAPRCLVVPHIAWASFAARERLMHQTAENLRAFLAGKPRNVVSN
- a CDS encoding M20 family metallo-hydrolase, whose translation is MSPAPALSLDAARLQAEIDELAAISEAPAPVVTRVLYSEKDLAARAWLAGRCRALGLELRTDAVGNTFAHWEGTEPGLPAVATGSHIDAIPNAGRYDGVVGVLGALEAFRALRASGFAPRRAIELVVFAAEEPTRFGLGCLGSRMLSGALSPEKAAALRDSGGVTLAQWREGLAAAGYSWAAAPLASAALPRGCYHAFVELHIEQGPILEKEGLDLAVVEKIAAPAAFRYRLTGEGGHAGAVLMPGRHDALLAGAEIALAAEKAAKESGSPDTVATTGVFQIGPNAINSIPASALLEIDLRDTDVAVRERTLRAIEAAAEEACKRRGVTFLEEPINLDPPALCDAGLRDDLLRLAREAGLKAVPLVSHAYHDTLFMALLCPVTMLFVPSRGGVSHRPDEYTSPEETARGAAVLAAALREWAS